The following are from one region of the Brienomyrus brachyistius isolate T26 chromosome 13, BBRACH_0.4, whole genome shotgun sequence genome:
- the psmc3 gene encoding 26S proteasome regulatory subunit 6A: MASLNDRSVWDEVEDGIGEEVLKMSTEEIIQRTRLLDSEIKIMKSEVLRVTHELQAMKDKIKENTEKIKVNKTLPYLVSNVIELLDVDPNDQEEDGANIDLDSQRKGKCAVIKTSTRQTYFLPVIGLVDAEKLKPGDLVGVNKDSYLILETLPTEYDSRVKAMEVDERPTEQYSDIGGLEKQIQELVEAIVLPMNHKEKFENLGIQPPKGVLMYGPPGTGKTLLARACAAQTKATFLKLAGPQLVQMFIGDGAKLVRDAFALAKEKAPSIIFIDELDAIGTKRFDSEKAGDREVQRTMLELLNQLDGFQPNMQVKVIAATNRVDILDPALLRSGRLDRKIEFPMPNKEARERIMQIHSRKMNVSPDVNYNELAQCTDDFNGAQCKAVCVEAGMIALRRGATELTHEDYMEGILEVQAKKKANLQYYA, encoded by the exons ATCATGAAGAGCGAAGTCTTGAGGGTCACCCATGAACTTCAAGCCATGAAAGATAAAATTAAAGAGAACACTGAGAAGATTAAAGTGAACAAGACCCTGCCTTACCTTGTGTCCAACGTCATTGAG TTGTTGGATGTGGACCCGAATGACCAAGAGGAAGACGGAGCCAACATCGACTTGGACTCTCAGAGGAAAGGAAAATGTGCTGTAATTAAAACATCCACACGACAG ACATACTTTTTACCTGTAATTGGCTTGGTGGATGCTGAAAAACTCAAGCCCGGAGATCTGGTG GGGGTGAATAAGGACTCATACTTGATTCTGGAGACCCTCCCCACGGAGTATGACTCCAGGGTGAAGGCCATGGAGGTGGATGAGCGACCCACAGAGCAGTACAGTGACATCGGTGGGCTGGAGAAACAGATCCAGGAG CTGGTTGAAGCCATCGTCCTGCCCATGAACCATAAAGAGAAGTTTGAGAACCTGGGCATCCAGCCGCCCAAGGGGGTACTGATGTATGGACCCCCAGGAACCGGCAAGACACTGCTGGCTAGGGCCTGCGCTGCCCAGaccaag GCCACCTTCCTGAAGCTTGCTGGTCCTCAGCTGGTTCAGATGTTCATCGGGGATGGAGCCAAGCTGGTTCGGGATGCCTTTGCTCTGGCCAAGGAGAAGGCCCCCTCCATCATCTTCATTGATGAGCTGGATGCCATTGGGACCAAACG ATTTGACAGTGAAAAGGCAGGTGACAGAGAGGTACAGAGAACCATGCTGGAGCTTCTCAATCAACTGGATGGATTCCAGCCTAACATGCAAGTCAAG GTCATCGCAGCCACCAACCGGGTGGACATCCTGGACCCAGCCCTTCTGAGGTCAGGTCGTCTGGACCGCAAAATAGAGTTCCCCATGCCCAACAAGGAGGCCCGAGAGCGCATCATGCAAATCCATTCCCGCAAGATGAACGTCAG TCCTGATGTGAACTACAATGAGTTGGCTCAGTGTACAGATGACTTCAATGGGGCCCAATGCAAGGCAGTGTGTGTGGAAGCG GGTATGATTGCACTGCGCAGGGGGGCAACAGAGCTGactcatgaagactacatggaGGGCATCCTGGAGGTGCAGGCCAAAAAGAAGGCCAACCTGCAATACTATGCTTGA
- the mtch2 gene encoding mitochondrial carrier homolog 2, giving the protein MADTCGQVVLGTGLTVLSHPLMYIKVLVQVGHEPLPPTTGRNIFGRQVYQLPGLFAYAKYIMKVDGKAGLFKGLMPRLCAGTIGTVVHSRVLQRCQESGKGEIARSSNGDRSFQHVINETTKEMVARSCATLITHPFHVITLRCMVQFIGRETKYCGVIDSVFTIYKEEGILGFFAGLIPRLLGDVLSLWICNMLAHLINTYAIDDSMNHMGEIRNCSQAVTGFFASMLTYPFVLVSNLMAVNNCGLAGGLPPYASVYPTWLDCWRHLSLEGNMSRGNSLFFRKLPAGKMYAVDQKRFF; this is encoded by the exons ATGGCGGACACGTGTGGACAGGTGGTGCTAGGAACCGGGCTTACGGTTCTTTCCCACCCGCTTATGTACATTAAAGTACTAGTTCAG gttggGCATGAACCTCTCCCCCCCACGACTGGAAGGAATATATTTGGCAGGCAGGTGTACCAGCTCCCCGGTCTTTTTGCATATG CAAAGTACATAATGAAGGTGGATGGGAAGGCGGGGCTCTTCAAAGGCCTCATGCCCcggctctgtgctgggaccatcGGCACCGTAGTCCACAGCAGGGTCCTGCAG AGATGCCAGGAATCTGGCAAAGGTGAG ATCGCAAGGAGTTCGAATGGAGACCGCTCATTCCAGCATGTGATAAATGAG acgaCCAAAGAGATGGTAGCACGTTCCTGTGCCACACTCATCACGCACCCTTTCCATG TGATCACTTTGAGATGCATGGTGCAGTTCATTGGCAGGGAAACAAAATACTg TGGTGTTATAGATTCTGTTTTCACAATCTACAAAGAGGAGGGGATTCTGGGATTCTTTGC TGGGCTCATCCCCCGTCTCCTTGGCGATGTGCTGTCGCTATGGATCTGTAACATGCTGGCCCACCTGATTAACACCTATGCCATTGACGATTCG ATGAACCACATGGGTGAGATCCGAAACTGCTCCCAGGCTGTCACTGGG TTTTTTGCTAGCATGCTCACGTATCCCTTCGTATTGGTCTCCAACCTGATGGCCGTGAATAACTGTGG GCTGGCCGGTGGCCTTCCCCCCTACGCCTCTGTATATCCCACCTGGCTGGATTGCTGGAGACACTTGAGCCTGGAG GGAAACATGAGCAGAGGAAATAGTCTATTTTTCCGAAAGTTGCCAGCAGGAAAGATGTATGCAGTGGATCAGAAGAGattcttttaa